AGGTTGTGAaactctttgttcatcatcaataGCAGCAGCAACGACAACAATCAAAGCCAGAAAAAAAAAGCACTACAGAGATGTTTGCCAAAAGCCGTGGAAAAAATTTGTTGTATAGATTTATTATCTGAATAAACGAAGGTCTAAAATGTGGCTCGCAACCTCTGACATCGCCATCAAAGCCGCCAAGGCCTAAAAAACAAAACTTCTTGTTTATATGAGATACATACAATAGTAAACACTATTGTTTGTGTTTCGATTTGTGTTCTTATTAATTGTTTTCTTTTCCGTCCCAAACTCTAACCCTCGTCAACAAGACTTTTCAGATcttcaaaatattataatgGATTTGGTTATCAATTCAACAAATTggagtttcaaaatttaaagttaGGTGAATCCAACGATAATaacaaatacaaattttttacctttttttttattgtcgAGCCGTTACGAGAATCAAAAGTACTGAGACCggaaagaaaatgagagagaaagagaaaaagagagaaatatttataaaattattaacaaaaatttaaaaaacgaTTATTTTTGTCgaacaaaatttatcttatatagttataactttaattttaatttttatgaattaatATTATCAATGTTTGgatcttttataataaaaaataattatttactctTTCGTATAATTATTTGTTCATAAAACCCAATGAATTTTAATATGTTTGTTACATTTCTCTCTCAAAACAAACCAAATTAGTAATTTGATCGGTGGAATAAACTATCCCATTTTGGTGGAATCACATAGTTGCTGTATGCTTTGGACAAATCCAATTGAAGTGACACATCGGCAAATTTGAACTTAgcttcattaattaatatagGAACTAACTTTACTCCACATGACACTACTGTAATAACATTTATGAGATTATGTCAATAATTAAAGAGTAACAAAAGGCGAAATATTAATAAGCAATTAATTAAACCGGCCCTTAATATGATTAGCAGGCCACCAAGCTTTATACTTGGGTGGGCCAATGAAGTATTTAATGTTCCAAAAATACCCTTCTCTATGCAGATGAGAACAGAGGAATTAGAAGTACAAAATGGGGAATGAAGTGAAATCGTTATTGCGTGGAGGGAAAGTCAATTGCTAACGGTATCTATCCACCGACCACCGACCTACCCCTCTGCCCACTcacaattataatatattttatttttatttttatatttatatatttatatcagagataattatgaaaatgaaacaaaatgTTTATCTAAAAGCAGTACCaaataaagaatatttttttggcCAGCCTGATTAATGCCCCtttgaattccttcaatttcactAACCCGCAAACGACAACACCCAACCCACACCCATTATACCGCTCACCATCATACACcagatattttcatattttactatttttatttatattatttaatttggctaataaaaattttaagacatttattattaagaatattaaaagtaaaattttttgtttaattattttgttgatttttataattttgcaaaatttttaattaagtttttgtattttttttaattgagtcctcacactaattttttttaattggatctttatatttattttcttttatttggattctgtaccaattttttttagttgaatttctataaaattaaatcaattattgataagagaaacttaattaaaaaaaattagtaaaaaactaatttaaaaaaatataaaaatttaattaaaaatttcacaaaattataAGATCAAGAGAgtaattcaaccaaaattttttaagtttcaaaACTTGGATGTAAGTTGTAGAATTCAAGATTGTTTATAGTTCAAGTAGATTGATTAAAATGAAAAGAGTATCTTAGATTTTATATGTTTAAGTATATTTTATTGCAGTAATGAATGAAAACCGAAGAAACTTGAGTTAAAAAGCTAGAAAAAgatctatatttttaaaatagtaaaGTCTTATAAAGTAAttccaacaaataaaaaaataaaaaatatataggaCTGGAGAAATCTAAAATTACTTTGGCCACTAATACTAATACGAATGTAATTGAGTCGGGTCAGATTTGAGAAAAACAAGAATTAGTCTAATTAAAATTGATCGGTCCGGATCGAATTAAATCAAGTGGCTGTATCCAATCGAaccaattaaatttatattggATTAGTTCAAATAATTAAGTATtcgattaaaattaaatttgtaaaaaataaaaacaaagaaaaataattttataacaataaaaataaaataaaaaattagataaattacatattatattttttaagtgaaattaaaattaaattaataaatgatatatataaatTCTCATCGAATTTGGTCGAATTTTACGATCTCAATTTTGATATCttgacaaattaaaattagatataattgaattttatgCAATTAGGTTCAATTACTTATcaaattattagatatttataataatattaaattaaatcgaatttatcaataaattataatttaaatgatataatttttttgttattatctaACNttatctaaaaattttgagttcaatttaaaagaaaaaaaaaagtcaatctTCGAATCAGAGAATAATCAATTCGGTTATAACTTGAATTATAACTTGGAAAACGGCCATCTCATATAtttgaagttgataattgtaTACATATGTTTAGGGATGACAATATTACTCAAACTCGTGGGTATTTACTCCGTTCTTATCTGTTTATCGTGAGTAATTTTTTGTCTTTCATCGGAACAGATTTTTAGCGGAGTAAGTTTTTGAGAGAGACGGGACGGTGTCGGATTTAAGTAATATCTGTCCCTACTCGTCccgctatatatataatatatataattttaatatataatatgtataatatatgtaaaataattaataatattgtattatatttaaatttttattttaatttatattatatatgtgatgatggttatataaattttaaaatttaattttatttattaaattttaataattatagagacaaaataaatatccgcaaaaataaattaaaattcaatattttaCTATCTATAAATTAGCAAAAACCCAAACCTACTCGCTTCGTTCCGACCCTAAATATGTTTTCATCAGGCGTCAAAATAGATCAAGCACAGACCACTCCTACGATGAAGTTTATTAGCCTGTAATTAATGTATATACTGAGTACTAATTATAAAACCTGACATAGAATACCGTATTACATATCCCAATAGCACAGTCCATCGTCCTTATTTAACTAGCTAAATAACGACaacaacatatataaaatatatattaaaaataaattaaacatcatatatattataaatatataataattaattttaatatttaattttaatgtataactAGCGATAAaagaatttataataaaatttagcatTTTTCATAAATTGATATGGATAAAGCTTCCACCATGTGATTCTTACACCATGACGAAATATTTgagaaataatttatttaaaaatgaataTAGTGTGAAGTGGTGGGATTCCATTATCCAACAAGAATAAATGAAGTTCatttttatagtattatattttaaattaaaatatggtTGGAAAAATTCGTATGTATGAAGATATAgttcaataatttatgaaatggtaatgttaaaaaaataaaaaaatagtcagaatttttttatttaatatttattaattattgtaataattaataaataataaataaaataaattataattatttttgattaactttttttaattataaatatttctGTTATAAAAATACATcgatattaattaaataaaattagtttaaaaacaTATCATTGGACGGTAGGCTCAAACAATACTCTATTCACGGGGAAGGGATTCCATAAAGGAACTATCATCAATCAACTATTCTTATCATAATTGGGATCTTTTACGtctctttttttagtttttcacaAGTTAGATAAATTAAGTATTAATTCGctataaatctaaattttatttaaaaatttattattgattaataaattattatatatataaaataaaatttaacttttaatatttatttaaataaataaataaattgactaTTTGAGTAAAATCTAAGTTGGTTATATTTACATCTCTTTTGAAGTAGTATAATAATACATATGAAAATGTCATGATTTCTATTGCAGGTAAAATGTTTAGCATTTTTTAAtcagaagaaatgaagaatatAGTAAATTTTTTGTATACATGCATAATTTCAACTAATTTCCAATatgtgataaatttttaaaggacATTAACTAATCTCTCATTGATTTATGAATATGATGAGCAGgtttacaatttaaaaattttaaatgcttACTTATTTGTTAAAGTTTCTAaaagtaatataaattttatattgaataaactaattttgagtttctaacgattgaataaaaataaaaaaaattgttcgaAAATTTGGATAAGTAGTATTTTGAGTAATTtaatcatttaaattatttggaATCTAAAATTATCCGAATTATCCTAAAAACAAATTCAGTATAAATTTGTCTTCTCATATTTTATGTAAATCGTGAATTGTCGGTTTATTCATGCATATAATTATTCATTGATTATAGTTTATTAGTTTAAGCCAACGATTTATTACCACAATTTGTACATGATAAATTGCtgatattaattttgtttttatgggagaatatttatatatcatgaaaaaaattaacGATTTACATCTAATATGAGAAGATAAATTTATACTGgatttatttttagaataatcAAATAGTTTTGAATTTCAAATGATTTAATGAGTAAATTACCCAAGTAATTTAAAggcaattttttatttgtaaatggGTAAAAAGAAGTAAAGTTGACATATTTCTATCGGTTCTTAGATGAAAATCACATGTTGTATGTATGTTGGTAATTTACGAGAGGGGTAATGAATGAAGGAAGAAGCATCTGATTTGATTTTGCAGAAGGCGGTTTATTAAGAGAAAAGGGTCGGTTCGTGTGATTAGGTGTCACAAATATCAAACGAGGAAAAAGGAAACccattcattcaatcattcattaattaattaatacgcATAACAAGAAGAAGGTTTTGCTTTGTTTTTATGTCTGAAAGAGAaaacttatataaaaaaaaaagaaaataaaaaataaaggatagtgattttgtcggtgaattattatttactaaaaaaaaagaaagaaagaaatataaaaaagcAGGCAGTAGTAGCGAATATATTTATGTCGTAGTTAATTGATCCATGTTCGGTTACAACTTAGAAGTCTGGAGGAGTATAAAacagaagaaagagagagaaaatcgACGTGGAGGTTTACTCAGATGACAACCTTAGTGGGCAAAGTCCCATGaatgctctctctctctctctctctttctttctctctccgtaaccttcttcttcttcttcttcttcagctatTAGCTTTGGCTACCGTGTTTTCTACTCGTTAGGTTTCTAGATTTCAAGAGAGATGGAGGGTGAAGGAGGTGAGAGAGGGACGAGGAAGAGAGTGGCGGAGAGTGGTGGCGGAGAGAGAAGGTATAAAGGGATAAGGATGAGGAAGTGGGGGAAGTGGGTCGCTGAGATTAGAGAACCAAACAAGNNNNNNNNNNNNNNNNNNCCGCCTCAACTTCCCCGAGCTTCTCGCCGGAGAACCCCCTCCTTCCCTTGTCGGCGCCTGCGACATGTCCGCCGCTTCCATAAGGAAGAAAGCCACCGAGGTCGGCGCCAGAGTCGATGCCCTCCAGGCCGCCACTCTTCACCACCACCACTTAGCTGCGCCGCCGCAGGAGCTTATATCGGGGCGGTCCGGAGATTTTGCGGAGCGGGTTGATTTGAACAAGATACCAGAACCCGAAGATTGTGAATGGGAGatgaattaaagaaaagaaGGGTGTTTTGGTTTTGTCTTGTCCCTTGTTGCTGCTGTTACGTTGTTGTTCCAACACGCTAACGTGCGCCATGGGAAGGTGGTGTAACGGCGGAGGCAAAAGGATAGTGATTGTTATTGATGAGGCCCAAGGTCCTTTTCGGGTGTGGATTAGTGTaactcttttatctttttcttcttccttgctagtttctttctttcttttttctgaaGAAATTTTGGCGTtgtaaaaatgttaaaatgtaAATTAAGTAGTGATTAGCCTTCTTCGTTGTTTTAGATTatgatttattttgaattattgaCAGAGGGTGGCCGGGGGAGTTGGGTGGGGAAAAGGAGAGAGAGGCATGCTAACCACTAAAGTGTGTCATAATAATATGATAAGATTTGATGAGAGAAGGGGGAGTTAGGTATTTTTCTGGTTCAGCACTGTTTTAGCCGAATGAGAAAATGCAAAAATGCTGTGCCCACTCGATAACGATGGATGATGCATGGGGTCGCTCTAATCGGTTTTGTCGTCCAAGCACCATTTCCCTCACACTCTTGTTGTATCCAATTcctatataaatatacatattaGAAAGGCATGTGTCCATGTGAAAGCAAAATTACAGCTCCTCAACTCAATTCATTCATTCCATTAACAAATTGGCAGACGATTTCTGATTTCACTCTGAGCTGTATCCCATATCCTCTTCGCTAGGATCTATGACCCCTTTTGAGTTGTGGTATCCAGGGATTAGTCCATGATTAGCGGAGAATTAGAGATTTGCTACTTCttgtctttctttctttattattattaaggcAGGCTTTGAGGGTTGTGGTCCTGTGTGGATCAGGATTACATCGTGCTTGACGTAAGTGTGTGAttgatcaattaaaaaaatctcaTCATCTCAAAAGATGTTAAGATGCATAAGTGTGACTGAATCCGCCAAAAGGAGATTAAAAAAGATTCACACAAAGGCAAAAAGACAAAACTTACAAATTCAACGAGGGAGGGAACAAGACATCTTCCTCCACCTCTATTCTCAGGGAGATTTTGGCTTTATTTTCCCCAACGCAAAAGGAAAAGCGCACCGAATACAATTAAAGTAGATTTGTGTGTAGACTGTTGAGTGTAGACTATAACCACCCCTGGCTAGACCCTAAGCAATTTCAGAGAATGAATATTTTAGCAATTCAATTACCTATGTGATGGGCCATCAAGTCTTCGTTTCAGCTCAACAACTAACCCATTTTTAATGTTGCTGTTAAGTTGCATTGTAGGGGTAGATTTTTGTCTTTGACATATTCATGCAAGAGCCAAACTCACACCATCTTCAATGTCATTATCACCTAGGTGTGAATTCGTCTATTGTACTTTTTTAATACAATGGGAACATACCGatgatcaataataataaataatgattTCACTTTAAATATATTGACAATGACAAATGTAAGTCTAGCAGCGAAACAATCTTAAAAGATATACATTCATGCCTAAGCCAAAATTTCAATAATTCTAATAAACGAAGCCAATCTTATGTGAATACTTGAATCGGATTACTGCACGAAATCTAGCAATAAATGTATTTTTCCAGTATTCTTGCTATCATGCtttgttttggttagttttttTGAAGTGAAGTGCGGCTCTAACAACATTTCCTCTCGTGATAATTCCCACCTTCAAATCATTCACAGGCATCCTTCAGAAAACAAGGTAAAGAAATAACCAAACAAAATGGATCAGAAGAGCCATACTTACCAGCCTACCCTCGGCATCTACAACCGGAAGCCGTCGAAATTTTGTTTCCAGCAACAATCTAGACataaatacattaatttttcaAAGTACCAAATTAGTTAAAGCCACGTAGGATATCTAAAAATTGAACAAGtacaaaagaaggaagaagaaccTAGCAGCATCCTCGAGATTAGTTGTTTCCCTAACCACCATGGGTGCAGGGGTCATTAATTCGCCGATGACCTTGCCATTGGTCTTACTCAGCAGTTTCTGAACCTCATTGAATGTCtgtatacatacatatacatacacATGATCAAACACCACCCCAGAATATTAGCCAAACCTAGGTATCATAAGCTACACAATACTAATAATTTCCGAACTACTTGTAGTGTTGTACTATAATTTGGAATGCTGGTATTACCGTCCATGAGGGTTTGTCCCCCACATTGGAGGTATCATGTATAAGACAGACAACATTTGAAAATAACAACGGAATGGACAACCCCTGCATTTTTTCTGTGGCACCGTGTCTCTGTGGTTGCCATATTCTGTATGCTATCCACATCTATTCTACTTAGCTTTCCACGaagatattatatttatttatttatttcccgCTCCCTCTTTCCACATGATCTTTCATTAATAGTGGATTGAGATTGTTGCAAATAAATTGAGCAATTTGAGGCAAACACAGGGAGGAGTTAGGTTAGATGCCTGCAGAGTCAGGGTTTGCTTGGCTTCAGGATAATTTGCACAGATCCCAACAAATAGATCAGGCTTAATAAGAACGAGATATATCAAATATATTACTTGAAACTTCAgagcaagaaacataaaatacgTTCAACATGTTTAGCCACTCTGAATAAGTAATTTCCGTAAGCAAcatattatataatatgtatGTTATATTTAGCCAATACTGAATGAGGGGCTTTTTGATACACAAATGAGAACTTTCTCCATATCAAACCTTTCTTCCTAATTCACGATGAATGTAGCTACATGGATTTAATTAGTAAAGTATAATAATTAGTGCTAGTAATCACAAATCAGTAGTTACTGAAAATGAGATTATATCAGCTTATTTGAGAACTCAAACCTGCATCAACCCCTCATACTGGGATTAGTAAAAATACGGAAAAAGGGTAGTATGGTAGAAAAGGACAATAGGGAGAAAGAGAGTCACACAGAGACCTATACTCGCAAATAAACGAACCCTCTATCCCCTTAATAAACACAAGATTTACTAGTCATTAAAAATTCTTACTCAGCTTGTATAAACCGAGAGAAAATGGAACGTAGCCAAGGTTATAAAGACCTCAATGATGGAGCGACAACTACAAAATTTGGTGTGGATTATTTAGGATGCAGGTAAGAATGCCCAGTTATATTTCATATATGTAATGGTAGTATATACTGATTTTGCTTTTCCAGTTCACAGTAGCCTAGCTCTCCAAGGTCCAAAATACCTACCGAGTAAACTTAACTTAACTTAGTAATCTTAGAAGAAGGAATAAGACTACCAACTAGTTGCATTGAAGTccaaaaaatgaataagaacAGCATGGATAAACTATCCGAGGAAAAGTAACTTTTAACATACTTTCCAAGAGCTGTCAACTTCAGGAAACATGCTGTTATCTTTTCGCCCATGACCTGCACCACCTGAAACCAGCACCACACACTTTCATTAAGCCATCAGGGCCCCGGTTCAGGAACAAGAAAAAAGCATCTGGGTTCCAAAACTTCACTGAAATCTGAAAGTTGCTAAATGACTCTCAGACAACACCTACCTGAtaatattattcatattatCCGATATTATTTCTTTGAATCAATTTACCTGATATTGAGTCCAGTGCTAACAAGTCATAGTCTGAAACAACACCAACCTGCAGAATATTAAAGAAGCTTTAGTTCCGCAATATTTTGCTGAATTAattgcatcaattttttttaatagaaatgaATGCTGTAAGGAACAAAAGCATGTGAGAATATTAACACATTCAATGTTTGTTATATTCACTTTCtaaggaatcattgcctccaagTTACATCTGCAGAGCAAATGCGGCTATTGTAGTTTTCTTTCAAGCGAGTATAGCTCTAAATTTTACTTATAAGTCATAGTATTGTGTCTTTTACAAGCTGCTTTAAcagaaattcaataaaaatagcAGAGATATAACTATATAAACATATTATCATGTGTTCAAAGTAACACACTAAAAATGGGTAAGAATACTCACTAAGTTCCAATTATCATCAATGACAGGAAAGCCAGTTATCCTATTCTCAACAAGAATTTCCAGAGCTGTTGGACAATAACATTCAGAAGTTCaaaggtaaaaaataaaaagacagGCATGAAATACGATAAAAGTTTAAACTACAAAGAAATATACCTTCATCCACAGTTGTTGTGGGCTTTACCACATGCAACTCCTCTTTCTTTGTCATAAAGTCACCAACTGTGTAATAACCACCTCTTCGCTGCATAAACACACCATGTGAAGCTTTCGTTACCATAATCTTCATCATAAATTCATATTAAGGTGGTGTTTTTTTCCCTAACAAAAAAGTTATCAGCCTTGGGTGCGGCAGAAGGTAGCATAATAGCATTAGTATTAacttaattagttagttatatCGGTTATATTTCTGTTATGGTAGGGTGAGTTAGTTACGCCTAGTTAAGTTAGTTGATTTCTGTTATGGTATAGTATGAAGCAATTGCAATTTAAACAATGCATCAAGCTCTAGTGTTAGTGTAGAGAGTACCAAATTGAAGAGAAAGGGGAAGGGAATAAGGGATCCATACCGAATTGGCGGTGAGGGTGCTGTTGGCAGCAGAAGGAGGGGGAAAGTGGCGAAGCCGAGGGAGAAGAAGCGGCAATCGGCGGAAACAAGGGAAAGAAGGTGGCGCGTGAGGTTTGGAAGGGAGGCGGCGCGTGGGTGAGGGAAAAGGAGGAGATGCGAGTCCAAAAGCCACCGAGTCCATAAATTCTGAGATTGGTTGAATTGCTTGAAAATTTGCAACTCACTCTGAAGTCTGAACCCacaaaagagaagagagggggTTTTGGGTTCAGATATGAGAGCTGAGTGTGTATAATAAGATGCAATTGCAGAAAGATATTGTTTGAGTTGTGCTGTGTGTTATATATATGATATCACGCGATGCCAATTTCCCACCTTTTTGTTATCCCTTTTTTTCGCCGTCAGTAAATTGGTTTAGTTtgtaaaacttttattttttaaaatttaaaagtaggttataaaagatttgtttggacgtaattttcgaaaaaaatataaattataatttaaaaaatattttttatttttttagtatttttacttatactattaaaaatttatcaaacacactaaaaaaataaaaaagatattttttattaaaaaaagatttttttattgaaaaatgattttttttaaaagataattttttaaaaagtatagtatttatgtttggtaaatcaaattaaaaattacttttagtaAACACAAGTAACAACAATTACATTtggtaaaatagtttttaaaatttaaaaatactataaaagtgttaaatttaaaaattagttaatatatgaggttatattatatttttaaattttgaaaagcacaaACAAACTTTAAAAAGCTTCATCTTAGGACTTAGACTGGGTTTGATAAAACTTTTTCAAGAGGTGCGTGTGCTTTTTTAAAAACACAAGCACCTCATTTTACctttggtaaattaaaaagtCCAAGTGCTTGTGTTTGCGACTTTTAAAAGTTAGGGGTGCTTTTGAAAGCACCTAAGTGGGAGCTTTCCAAGGCTAGCTTGtgattatcaaattttatttatttttcccgCACATGTTTTTCGCTATTATATTGCCATTGAAATTATCATATATTTCTAACTTCTCATCCTAACTTTCACAAATTCTAACACAgtcttcatatattttttatttttcaacataATCTTCATAAATTTCAACACAAATACATCTCTATCACATATTAGGTATGAActtctatctatttataatatttttttgtgcgTTGTTCTTGTATCTTTTCAGTATATCTattatgtttgtttgttttttatttgttctttgaAATGTGAAGAGGTTGACTTGATTTATAAAAATCaatcataaaattttctttGCATGAACATTAGTCAAAACTATAATAACAACACACACGTTCTTTGAAATGTGAAGAGGTTGACTTGGTTTTATGAGGTTGACTTGGTTTATAAAAATCaatcataaaattttctttGCATGAACATTAGTCAAAACTATAATAACAACACACACACAAGAGTTGTTTATTTGAGATATGTGTTCTATTTTTTTGATCTGTAAAGGTGAGCCGATATATATAGGTAGATAATGGACATACTCAATACTAACATTGGATtacatacaaattttattattgactaataataactctatttatattagtacaatcaaataaatatttaaactattagtctctaaaatttgagttaggtaatttagtatttttaatgatgatgtttaggataaaataaatttttatgatacttatataaaattttaaagttaaaaaataaaagaggtcATCTATTATATTAatgtttattatgaatttttattttaaaattattttattttaaaatattatataaaattgtaaagaatttaaaaaaataaattattcttttgttataaatatatttattataattttttttaagttttaaaagttGTTTTACCAAATATAATTGTGGTATTTATGCTTGTTAAAagtcatttttaatttgattttaccaaacacaaGTGCTGCAGATAAGCTACTTTCAAAAGTAAAAGTTTTACCAAATCCAGTCTTAATTTGGTAAAGtctttactttttaaaaattaatttataaaagttgattttttaaagatgattttttaaaagttgtaacatttatatttaatagatcaaattaaaaaatagcgtTCAATAAACACAAGTAATAGCTTTtggtaaaatagtttttaaaatttaaaaatacacataaatgtaagtattaaatttgaaattagttaacatatgaggttatattagacttttaaattttgaaaagtaaaagCCAACTTTGAAAAACTCTATCTTAATGTTTTCAAAAGCACCTTAATCTTTAAAAGCTGCGAATACAAGAAAGTACAAGCACATCTTcgaaaagctttaccaaacaAAGCCTAGTTGTTTTTAAAAGTActccaattttttaaaaattataaaatgatatttttgattGACTAAATACAAACTTAGAAGCTTGTACAcctcttcaaaaaattttaccaaaccaagccgaatatatttttttctcaactttcaaatattttattattttttcacccAATTTCTTAATCCGGCACtaatttaacatatttattttttatttaaaaatttattgttgatTAATAAGTTATTGTATTCacagaatgaaattaaaatcttcCACATTTACTTAGATgaatgagaaaattgattaatcaattaactcaagttagttaaatattttattagttattgGTTAGTTAACAAAAATAGATcctcttgattttttttaattatttaataaaatattatctcttactttatattttgaagttagacaaaaataaaaataaaaaatatattaaatgataaaaaattatattttactaaataattaaaacatgaTTGAGAGAATCACTCTACTCGCTACTTTGTACTCTTCTACACAcactttaactttttttatatctttttttttattactaaatgGTTA
The Arachis duranensis cultivar V14167 chromosome 5, aradu.V14167.gnm2.J7QH, whole genome shotgun sequence genome window above contains:
- the LOC107487724 gene encoding ethylene-responsive transcription factor ERF011 (The sequence of the model RefSeq protein was modified relative to this genomic sequence to represent the inferred CDS: added 92 bases not found in genome assembly); translated protein: MEGEGGERGTRKRVAESGGGERRYKGIRMRKWGKWVAEIREPNKRSRXWLGSYSTPIAAARAYDTAVFYLRGPSARLNFPELLAGEPPPSLVGACDMSAASIRKKATEVGARVDALQAATLHHHHLAAPPQELISGRSGDFAERVDLNKIPEPEDCEWEMN
- the LOC107487723 gene encoding CBS domain-containing protein CBSX1, chloroplastic — protein: MDSVAFGLASPPFPSPTRRLPSKPHAPPSFPCFRRLPLLLPRLRHFPPPSAANSTLTANSRRGGYYTVGDFMTKKEELHVVKPTTTVDEALEILVENRITGFPVIDDNWNLVGVVSDYDLLALDSISGGAGHGRKDNSMFPEVDSSWKTFNEVQKLLSKTNGKVIGELMTPAPMVVRETTNLEDAARLLLETKFRRLPVVDAEGRLVGIITRGNVVRAALHFKKTNQNKA